One region of Primulina tabacum isolate GXHZ01 chromosome 1, ASM2559414v2, whole genome shotgun sequence genomic DNA includes:
- the LOC142536904 gene encoding protein TIC 20-II, chloroplastic translates to MASLPILRLAHTPLSLLKPTVRSFPPPTNLRHHPKKSSATTKCSYTPTPATDRLISAASYFLPFFNGLQYGRFLFSKYPFLAVPMEPLIPLLSLYHSVPYASFVTFFGLYLGVVRNPNLSRYARFNALQALVLDVMLAVPVLLQRIFSPGRSGIALKVTAWAHSGLFVFVTCCFLYGLVSSIIGKTPYLPFVAEAAGRQLD, encoded by the coding sequence ATGGCATCCCTCCCAATCCTCCGCCTCGCTCACACCCCACTCAGCCTCCTCAAGCCCACCGTCCGGAGTTTCCCGCCGCCAACGAACCTCCGCCACCATCCCAAGAAATCCTCCGCCACAACGAAGTGCTCCTACACACCCACCCCGGCCACCGACCGCCTAATCTCCGCCGCCTCATACTTCCTCCCCTTCTTCAACGGCCTCCAGTACGGACGCTTCCTCTTCAGCAAATACCCCTTCCTCGCCGTTCCCATGGAGCCCCTCATCCCTCTCCTCTCCCTCTACCATTCCGTCCCTTACGCCAGCTTCGTCACCTTCTTCGGCCTCTACCTTGGCGTCGTCAGGAACCCTAATCTGAGCCGGTACGCCCGGTTCAACGCGCTGCAGGCGCTGGTTCTGGATGTGATGCTTGCCGTGCCGGTGCTCCTACAGAGGATATTTTCTCCTGGGAGGAGCGGCATCGCACTGAAAGTGACCGCGTGGGCCCACAGCGGGCTCTTCGTGTTCGTCACGTGCTGTTTCTTATATGGGCTGGTGTCCAGCATTATCGGGAAAACTCCATATTTGCCGTTTGTGGCGGAGGCAGCGGGCCGGCAGCTGGACTGA